One region of Oncorhynchus nerka isolate Pitt River linkage group LG22, Oner_Uvic_2.0, whole genome shotgun sequence genomic DNA includes:
- the lrrc31 gene encoding leucine-rich repeat-containing protein 31 isoform X1, which translates to MESSDVQRGRGRSPFDLIMNQIRRKRTTSDRKSTSGRFLSRQAESGGLPEDREAEEERDGAGVVPGPTDPAESVCDMGWGRVCVFVKRLGKRADSRTLSLAHCDLTATDVLELATLLPSLSLLEEMDLSWNELIGGCLRSLTSHLQNVGGLRTLRLSCCRLTADDITALGEALKCVPVLEVLDLSWNAGIGGSALQGIVGKLHPTLRELYLVACQLTETDATILGGIVSVLPRLCVLDASCNPLLAHTQTDAEDGSMSKTEPGKGSVWGLGGLVPSLSHTPSLTTLRLHDCGLTTQSLGLLGGSFHCLRSLCQLDLSCNKGVAGGLSLLSPHLALLSHLGGLDLHLCCLTHTDLQALIQALPSLTELTELDLSSNKEVGGVVSDIVSALPLSQIKLLPLNGCSLNQESLSALALAMPYLQCIDVSWSKMVGGRLALLLEALQPSATQELRLSSCDLTTDDLLHLAVVCKRGVLSSLRVLDLSYNGGVGEEGWCGLLGEGGLGSLEELDLSLRPLTSKPSLLTSNPSPLTWLPTLLSAFPHLPALTRLSLQRWTLTAQEREQVNHALRKRKVLLELDPVPFASSANQEGLEEERNEE; encoded by the exons ATGGAATCATCAG atGTCCAGCGGGGGCGGGGACGTTCGCCGTTTGACCTCATCATGAACCAGATCCGCAGGAAACGCACGACCTCAGACAGGAAGTCAACGTCTGGCCGCTTCCTGTCCCGCCAAGCCGAGAGTGGAGGGCTTCCTGAGGACAGAGaggcggaggaggagagggacggcGCAG GTGTCGTTCCTGGCCCAACTGACCcagcagagagtgtgtgtgacatgggctggggtcgtgtgtgtgtgtttgtcaagaGGCTGgggaagagagcagacagcagGACTTTGAGTCTGGCTCACTGTGACCTCACTGCTACTGATGTACTGGAACTGG ctaccttgctcccctctctgtctctattggaGGAGATGGACCTCTCATGGAACGAGCTGATTGGAGGATGTCTGAGATCATTGACCTCTCACCTCCAGAACGTGGGTGGACTCAGAACCCTCAGGCTCTCGTGCTGTAGGCTGACTGCTGATGACATCACTGCTCTGG gtgAGGCATTGAAGTGTGTTCCGGTTTTGGAGGTTCTGGACCTGTCCTGGAATGCTGGTATTGGTGGCTCAGCTTTGCAAGGCATTGTGGGTAAACTCCACCCAACCCTTAGAGAGCTCTACTTGGTGGCCTGCCAGCTCACTGAAACTGACGCTACTATACTGG gTGGTATAGTGAGTGTTCTccccagactgtgtgtgttggaTGCGTCTTGCAACCCTCTCCTGGCCCACACACAGACCGACGCAGAGGACG GCAGCATGTCCAAAACAGAGCCAGGGAAAGGCAGCGTGTGGGGTTTGGGGGGGTTAGTTCCTTCCCTAAGCCACACCCCCTCCCTTACAACCCTACGACTACACGACTGTGGCCTGACCACACAATCCCTCGGCCTGTTGG GTGGTTCGTTCCACTGCCTCCGCTCCCTGTGTCAATTGGACCTGTCCTGTAATAAGGGTGTGGCCGGGGggctgtccctcctctcccctcacctggCTCTCCTCTCACATCTGGGCGGCCTGGACCTGCACCTCTgctgcctcacacacacagacctacaggccctca TCCAGGCACTGCCCTCGCTCACTGAGCTGACGGAACTGGACCTGTCATCCAATAAGGAGGTTGGGGGTGTGGTCAGTGATATTGTCTCCGCCCTCCCGCTGTCACAGATTAAACTCCTCCCACTCAACGGCTGCAGTCTGAACCAGGAATCACTCAGCGCACTCG cTCTAGCTATGCCGTACCTGCAGTGTATAGATGTGTCCTGGAGTAAGATGGTGGGCGGGCGTCTGGCACTGCTACTGGAAGCTCTGCAGCCGTCAGCCACCCAGGAGCTCCGCCTTAGCAGCTGTGACCTCACCACTGACGACCTGCTTCATCTGg CTGTGGTATGTAAGCGTGGCGTTCTGTCCTCTCTGCGTGTGTTGGACCTGTCCTATAacggaggggtgggggaggaggggtggtgtgGGTTGCTAGGAGAGGGGGGGCTGGGCTCACTGGAGGAGCTGGACCTTAGTCTgcgacccctgacctctaaaccCTCACTCCTGACATCCAACCCCTCACCCCTGACCTGGCTGCCAACCCTGCTCTCTGCTTTTCCTCATCTGCCTGCGCTGACACGTCTCTCTCTTCAGCGATGGACTCTCACagcccag gagCGGGAGCAGGTAAACCACGCCCTCAGGAAGAGGAAAGTACTATTAGAGTTGGACCCCGTCCCGTTTGCTTCGTCTGCCAATCAGGAGGGGCTAGAGGAGGAACGCAATGAGGAGTAG
- the lrrc31 gene encoding leucine-rich repeat-containing protein 31 isoform X2, with protein MGWGRVCVFVKRLGKRADSRTLSLAHCDLTATDVLELATLLPSLSLLEEMDLSWNELIGGCLRSLTSHLQNVGGLRTLRLSCCRLTADDITALGEALKCVPVLEVLDLSWNAGIGGSALQGIVGKLHPTLRELYLVACQLTETDATILGGIVSVLPRLCVLDASCNPLLAHTQTDAEDGSMSKTEPGKGSVWGLGGLVPSLSHTPSLTTLRLHDCGLTTQSLGLLGGSFHCLRSLCQLDLSCNKGVAGGLSLLSPHLALLSHLGGLDLHLCCLTHTDLQALIQALPSLTELTELDLSSNKEVGGVVSDIVSALPLSQIKLLPLNGCSLNQESLSALALAMPYLQCIDVSWSKMVGGRLALLLEALQPSATQELRLSSCDLTTDDLLHLAVVCKRGVLSSLRVLDLSYNGGVGEEGWCGLLGEGGLGSLEELDLSLRPLTSKPSLLTSNPSPLTWLPTLLSAFPHLPALTRLSLQRWTLTAQEREQVNHALRKRKVLLELDPVPFASSANQEGLEEERNEE; from the exons atgggctggggtcgtgtgtgtgtgtttgtcaagaGGCTGgggaagagagcagacagcagGACTTTGAGTCTGGCTCACTGTGACCTCACTGCTACTGATGTACTGGAACTGG ctaccttgctcccctctctgtctctattggaGGAGATGGACCTCTCATGGAACGAGCTGATTGGAGGATGTCTGAGATCATTGACCTCTCACCTCCAGAACGTGGGTGGACTCAGAACCCTCAGGCTCTCGTGCTGTAGGCTGACTGCTGATGACATCACTGCTCTGG gtgAGGCATTGAAGTGTGTTCCGGTTTTGGAGGTTCTGGACCTGTCCTGGAATGCTGGTATTGGTGGCTCAGCTTTGCAAGGCATTGTGGGTAAACTCCACCCAACCCTTAGAGAGCTCTACTTGGTGGCCTGCCAGCTCACTGAAACTGACGCTACTATACTGG gTGGTATAGTGAGTGTTCTccccagactgtgtgtgttggaTGCGTCTTGCAACCCTCTCCTGGCCCACACACAGACCGACGCAGAGGACG GCAGCATGTCCAAAACAGAGCCAGGGAAAGGCAGCGTGTGGGGTTTGGGGGGGTTAGTTCCTTCCCTAAGCCACACCCCCTCCCTTACAACCCTACGACTACACGACTGTGGCCTGACCACACAATCCCTCGGCCTGTTGG GTGGTTCGTTCCACTGCCTCCGCTCCCTGTGTCAATTGGACCTGTCCTGTAATAAGGGTGTGGCCGGGGggctgtccctcctctcccctcacctggCTCTCCTCTCACATCTGGGCGGCCTGGACCTGCACCTCTgctgcctcacacacacagacctacaggccctca TCCAGGCACTGCCCTCGCTCACTGAGCTGACGGAACTGGACCTGTCATCCAATAAGGAGGTTGGGGGTGTGGTCAGTGATATTGTCTCCGCCCTCCCGCTGTCACAGATTAAACTCCTCCCACTCAACGGCTGCAGTCTGAACCAGGAATCACTCAGCGCACTCG cTCTAGCTATGCCGTACCTGCAGTGTATAGATGTGTCCTGGAGTAAGATGGTGGGCGGGCGTCTGGCACTGCTACTGGAAGCTCTGCAGCCGTCAGCCACCCAGGAGCTCCGCCTTAGCAGCTGTGACCTCACCACTGACGACCTGCTTCATCTGg CTGTGGTATGTAAGCGTGGCGTTCTGTCCTCTCTGCGTGTGTTGGACCTGTCCTATAacggaggggtgggggaggaggggtggtgtgGGTTGCTAGGAGAGGGGGGGCTGGGCTCACTGGAGGAGCTGGACCTTAGTCTgcgacccctgacctctaaaccCTCACTCCTGACATCCAACCCCTCACCCCTGACCTGGCTGCCAACCCTGCTCTCTGCTTTTCCTCATCTGCCTGCGCTGACACGTCTCTCTCTTCAGCGATGGACTCTCACagcccag gagCGGGAGCAGGTAAACCACGCCCTCAGGAAGAGGAAAGTACTATTAGAGTTGGACCCCGTCCCGTTTGCTTCGTCTGCCAATCAGGAGGGGCTAGAGGAGGAACGCAATGAGGAGTAG